The Neobacillus sp. OS1-2 genome includes a window with the following:
- a CDS encoding HAD family hydrolase gives MIKAIFFDLDDTLLWDQKSVKDAFASTCKAAENRYGVDADQLEDAVREAARKLYSSYDFYPFTQMIGINPFEGLWGNFLDENDSNFMKMKETAPVYRKDAWTTGLRMMGVDDPDFGEWLAELFPQERRKSPIVYEETFTTLDLLKGKFKLLLLTNGSPDLQNTKLEITPELVPYFDEIVISGAFGKGKPDPSIFEHALSLLSVKKEEVIMVGDNLMTDILGANCAGIKTVWINRHKKERNEVIPTYEIKHLEELFPILENLRDGI, from the coding sequence ATGATAAAAGCGATATTTTTTGATTTAGATGATACATTACTTTGGGATCAAAAGAGTGTTAAGGATGCGTTCGCTTCAACATGTAAAGCAGCTGAAAATCGGTACGGCGTTGATGCTGATCAATTGGAAGATGCTGTTCGTGAGGCTGCGAGAAAACTTTACTCTTCCTATGATTTTTACCCTTTTACGCAAATGATAGGGATTAATCCATTTGAAGGGTTATGGGGTAATTTTTTGGATGAAAATGATTCTAATTTTATGAAGATGAAAGAAACGGCTCCTGTTTATCGGAAAGATGCCTGGACAACAGGGCTAAGGATGATGGGAGTGGATGACCCTGACTTTGGCGAATGGTTAGCAGAGCTTTTCCCGCAAGAACGGAGAAAGTCTCCGATTGTATACGAGGAAACCTTTACAACACTCGACCTCTTAAAGGGAAAATTTAAGCTTCTCTTGTTGACAAATGGCTCACCCGATTTACAAAATACGAAACTAGAGATAACGCCAGAACTTGTCCCTTATTTCGATGAAATTGTGATTTCCGGTGCTTTTGGCAAAGGAAAACCTGATCCATCCATTTTTGAACATGCTTTGTCACTTCTTTCGGTGAAGAAAGAGGAAGTTATAATGGTTGGAGATAACCTGATGACCGATATTCTAGGTGCTAACTGTGCTGGTATTAAAACGGTTTGGATCAATCGTCACAAAAAAGAGCGAAATGAAGTCATTCCTACATATGAAATTAAGCACTTGGAAGAGCTGTTTCCAATCTTAGAAAACCTTCGGGATGGTATTTAA